One segment of Paenibacillus sp. FSL R7-0337 DNA contains the following:
- a CDS encoding LURP-one-related family protein: protein MKQLYIKQKVFSIGEKFTVKDEREHDVYYVEGSFMRIPKTFSVMNAGGREVAQITKKVFSFLPKFFVEVDGREVLTIKKELSFFKARYSIDSADIEVHGNWWDMDFQVLQRGAVVGEVSKKWFTWGDSYSVQVLNEELEAIIIAIVVAIDCVKSDEASASSQ, encoded by the coding sequence ATGAAACAGCTCTACATCAAGCAAAAGGTATTCAGCATAGGCGAGAAGTTCACGGTGAAGGATGAGCGGGAGCACGATGTGTATTACGTGGAGGGCAGCTTCATGCGGATTCCCAAGACCTTCTCGGTTATGAATGCCGGCGGAAGGGAAGTTGCACAGATTACGAAGAAGGTGTTCAGCTTCCTGCCCAAGTTCTTCGTGGAAGTGGATGGCCGTGAGGTATTGACGATCAAGAAGGAGCTGTCGTTCTTCAAGGCGCGCTATTCGATAGATTCGGCGGATATTGAGGTGCACGGGAACTGGTGGGACATGGATTTCCAGGTTTTGCAACGCGGGGCCGTCGTCGGGGAAGTGAGCAAGAAGTGGTTCACCTGGGGAGACAGCTACAGTGTGCAAGTGCTCAATGAGGAGCTGGAGGCTATCATCATCGCGATTGTGGTTGCCATTGATTGTGTGAAGAGTGATGAAGCCTCGGCTTCTAGTCAGTAG
- a CDS encoding M56 family metallopeptidase: MGIGAMSASASLLIVAVAAVRAIGRNTLPKYTFVILWTIALVRLLLPYSLPHQFSLFSLIRWPSPATFDGTGVGIITGIGGSGAALPVGIHRLITVIWLCGVMLAALFFGVTHWRWRQKYKVSLPVQQEYIQSWLAAHKTFRTLTIRQSDQIPGPLTYGIWKPVILLPAGTNWSETAQLGYILAHEYNHVRRFDTLLKYLMAAACCLHWFNPLVWFMWGRLNRDIELSCDEAVVTTFGAAHKAHYARILIHMAENHCSGSPLSNPFTTNAMEERIRSIMRLKPNTTARKQLALFVIGGITLIVATCSVPLTEARFIETQTVTNSSFFSSDTYTAPGTKKVLHDESFTNKIGLTEGTASTFIYLSGSLDE, encoded by the coding sequence ATGGGCATCGGAGCTATGAGCGCTTCTGCTTCGCTGCTGATTGTTGCGGTTGCCGCAGTTCGCGCAATAGGCCGCAACACCTTGCCGAAGTACACCTTTGTCATCCTCTGGACCATTGCCCTGGTGCGGCTGTTGCTGCCTTACTCGCTTCCGCATCAGTTCAGCTTGTTCTCCCTTATCAGGTGGCCCAGCCCGGCTACCTTTGACGGGACCGGGGTGGGAATCATCACCGGAATAGGAGGATCGGGGGCTGCACTTCCAGTTGGTATCCACCGGCTGATTACCGTAATATGGCTGTGCGGAGTGATGCTAGCAGCACTGTTTTTTGGCGTTACACACTGGCGCTGGCGGCAAAAGTATAAAGTCTCTCTGCCGGTCCAACAGGAGTACATCCAGAGCTGGTTAGCTGCTCATAAGACATTCAGAACCCTTACCATCCGGCAATCGGATCAAATCCCGGGTCCGCTGACCTACGGTATATGGAAACCGGTTATTTTGCTGCCCGCCGGCACCAACTGGTCAGAAACCGCACAGCTCGGCTATATCCTGGCCCATGAATACAACCATGTCCGGCGTTTCGATACATTATTGAAATACCTGATGGCCGCGGCCTGCTGCCTGCACTGGTTCAATCCTCTGGTCTGGTTCATGTGGGGACGGCTGAACCGCGACATAGAGTTGTCTTGTGACGAAGCGGTAGTGACCACCTTCGGCGCTGCGCATAAGGCGCACTATGCCAGAATCCTGATTCATATGGCCGAGAATCATTGCTCCGGATCTCCGTTAAGCAATCCTTTTACCACTAATGCTATGGAAGAGCGCATCCGGTCCATTATGAGGCTGAAGCCGAATACCACAGCCCGTAAGCAGTTAGCCCTGTTTGTGATAGGAGGCATAACGCTAATTGTGGCTACATGCAGTGTCCCTTTGACTGAAGCTCGCTTCATAGAGACGCAGACCGTAACCAACAGCTCCTTCTTCTCAAGTGATACCTATACTGCACCAGGTACTAAGAAAGTCTTGCACGACGAATCCTTTACTAATAAAATCGGACTCACCGAAGGAACTGCTTCCACTTTTATTTACCTATCCGGGTCGTTGGATGAATAA
- a CDS encoding BlaI/MecI/CopY family transcriptional regulator, with protein MAVKLFDSELKVMQILWEFGETTAKRIAEILKQETGWSKTTTYTVIKKCIEKEAIQRVDPQFVCKPLITREQAQAQETLELIDKMYGGAADKLVASLLDRKMLSAEEISRLKQLVDHLEQEES; from the coding sequence ATGGCTGTGAAGCTGTTCGATTCTGAACTGAAGGTCATGCAGATATTATGGGAATTCGGGGAAACAACAGCGAAGCGGATCGCAGAAATCCTGAAGCAGGAGACTGGCTGGAGCAAGACTACCACATACACCGTCATCAAGAAATGCATTGAGAAAGAGGCCATTCAGCGCGTAGATCCCCAGTTCGTCTGCAAGCCGCTAATTACCCGAGAGCAGGCGCAGGCGCAGGAAACGTTGGAGCTGATTGATAAAATGTATGGCGGTGCTGCTGACAAGCTTGTCGCCTCTTTGCTGGACCGTAAGATGTTATCCGCAGAGGAAATCAGCCGTTTAAAGCAGCTGGTGGATCATTTGGAACAGGAGGAGAGTTAG
- a CDS encoding TraX family protein — protein MLNRTFPGQSEVWSVLYTILSFGSSLIGRLAAPIFMYCIVLGFIHTRNVHRYMARLLSFALISQLPYMLLFGVTVPRMYGMEPDPWGEPLNILFILCLGLFTLWIYEYLCRFHVSWGLLAVAGLVALGWLLPVEGGKGDVLIIFLLYILRSLPRRHRVVHATMSVKYS, from the coding sequence GTGTTAAACCGTACATTTCCCGGGCAATCAGAGGTCTGGTCGGTCTTGTACACCATTCTCTCATTCGGCTCAAGCCTGATTGGCAGACTAGCTGCCCCGATCTTTATGTACTGTATCGTGCTGGGATTCATACATACCCGTAATGTGCATAGATACATGGCAAGATTACTGAGCTTTGCGCTGATATCTCAGCTCCCTTATATGCTGCTGTTCGGTGTGACTGTACCCCGGATGTATGGGATGGAGCCTGACCCTTGGGGAGAACCTCTTAACATCCTGTTCATCTTGTGCTTAGGGCTGTTCACCCTATGGATCTATGAATATCTGTGCAGATTTCACGTGTCATGGGGGCTGCTCGCTGTGGCAGGATTAGTTGCCTTAGGCTGGCTGCTGCCGGTTGAGGGAGGGAAAGGCGATGTTCTGATTATTTTCCTGTTATATATACTGAGAAGCTTGCCAAGAAGGCATCGGGTGGTTCATGCCACTATGAGCGTAAAATATTCATAA
- a CDS encoding WG repeat-containing protein, producing the protein MQLHHYFLQKHPLTAVLAAGLIALAACFGLGGATAHADRWEIFDQGEHLFLPEGPVEVDGVVMVPLRSIAERFGYTFVSVNNKEIVLTHQEGLRTIIRLGTKTALLEYEGGAKIQLMAQIPRNFNGAWFIDLALAGAMGGQGHSTVPGTNFIQLRPVSGDAKEQLERQYWFSFKDKGQTVFVNNQGQEKLQTLYTSPLDFGYDDLLPVKKSGYTAGYMNRAGELAIDAPNYQLGLFSEGLAWFKDLVNTENGGVTVRMGYMNRAGKVIIPGIYNRAEDFSDGLAKVTRAGKTYYINHNGQMVIPPIPGLQNSESFSDGLAAVTVRTTAGGKRVLRTGFIDTAGKWVIKPIYESATPFSEGIATATLNGKSGLIDTAGKWIVKPQYSSGSTFLGQFRDGYILLTLRGEHDYTHRLVDTKGKIITVPGTGQLAGFGDGIVSYNDTGGYGFKTVTGQVIVKPMYSYMWNFKAGAGKGFIDYNDVYEAHLINKAGKVVWSTGMLE; encoded by the coding sequence ATGCAATTACATCATTATTTTCTTCAAAAGCACCCGCTCACGGCGGTTCTGGCCGCAGGCCTGATCGCACTGGCTGCTTGCTTCGGACTTGGCGGGGCCACGGCCCATGCCGACCGCTGGGAGATCTTTGACCAGGGTGAGCATTTATTTTTGCCGGAGGGGCCGGTAGAGGTGGATGGGGTGGTCATGGTGCCTCTTCGTTCCATCGCGGAGCGGTTTGGTTATACGTTCGTGTCGGTGAACAACAAGGAGATTGTGCTGACTCATCAAGAGGGGCTTAGAACAATCATCCGGCTGGGCACCAAGACGGCCTTGCTCGAATATGAAGGCGGTGCCAAAATACAGCTCATGGCACAGATTCCGCGCAATTTTAACGGAGCATGGTTTATTGATCTGGCATTAGCTGGAGCGATGGGCGGCCAAGGCCACTCTACCGTTCCCGGCACTAACTTCATTCAGCTTCGTCCCGTATCTGGGGATGCGAAGGAGCAACTGGAACGCCAGTATTGGTTCAGCTTCAAGGATAAGGGCCAGACCGTATTCGTGAACAACCAGGGGCAGGAGAAGTTGCAGACGCTATATACTTCCCCGCTGGACTTCGGTTATGATGACCTGCTTCCAGTGAAGAAATCCGGTTATACAGCCGGATACATGAACCGTGCAGGGGAGCTTGCCATTGATGCGCCGAACTATCAGCTTGGACTGTTCAGTGAAGGACTGGCCTGGTTCAAGGATCTGGTCAACACTGAGAACGGTGGAGTCACTGTACGAATGGGATACATGAACCGTGCGGGTAAGGTTATTATTCCGGGGATCTACAATCGGGCGGAGGATTTCTCGGACGGGCTGGCGAAGGTGACTAGAGCAGGCAAAACCTATTATATTAACCACAACGGCCAGATGGTGATCCCGCCGATCCCCGGGCTGCAGAACAGCGAGTCCTTCTCGGATGGACTGGCGGCTGTAACCGTACGAACCACGGCAGGCGGCAAAAGAGTCCTCCGGACAGGCTTCATTGACACCGCAGGCAAGTGGGTGATCAAGCCCATCTATGAGTCGGCAACCCCGTTCTCGGAGGGAATTGCTACCGCAACTTTGAACGGTAAAAGCGGTCTCATTGATACCGCAGGCAAGTGGATTGTGAAGCCCCAGTATAGCAGCGGCAGTACTTTTCTCGGACAGTTCCGGGACGGGTATATTCTGCTTACGCTGAGGGGCGAGCATGATTATACGCATCGTCTTGTCGATACCAAGGGGAAGATCATCACCGTTCCGGGAACCGGCCAGCTTGCAGGATTCGGTGATGGTATTGTCTCGTATAATGATACGGGCGGATATGGCTTCAAGACTGTCACAGGACAGGTGATTGTAAAACCCATGTACTCATATATGTGGAATTTCAAAGCTGGGGCGGGTAAAGGGTTCATTGATTATAATGATGTCTACGAAGCTCATCTGATCAATAAAGCTGGTAAAGTGGTGTGGAGCACCGGCATGTTAGAATAG
- a CDS encoding carboxylesterase family protein: MLRLVNVENGTVKGLPAADPRITSFKGIPFAAPPVGENRWRAPQPAEDWEGVLQAHEFAPVSMQVRQELDDNNIYTREWAVEPDIAMSEDCLYLNVWTPAKQADEKLPVYVWYFGGGLQVGHPAEMEFDGERIARRGIVVVTINYRLNIFGFLCHPEITAESPEAPANFGNLDQQAATRWVKRNIAAFGGDPDNITIGGQSAGGGSVMSQLTSPQNEGLFQRAIVESGIFTDLYPGTLLPPLRGTLQDGEQDGIEFFKYLGVSSLAEARKLDAVYLRDKAVALGGFWGTVADQKFQVGNPFDLFVQNRRLKVPVMLGHTSSEFFSTPNVQSYGELKQLAADMFGEDAETFLKLSGARPDAVQEAAERAAVSGIEHAIRIAAQANADTGGETPLYYYNFDAEIPGWDNPGTFHSVDLWFFFETLAKCWRPFVGKHYDLARQMCNYTAHFIRTGDPNGQDSTGEELPRWEPYTPEAPYGMLFADKAEFSREQPGAIMNFLVQQYFKKAGSPV; the protein is encoded by the coding sequence ATGCTTAGATTGGTCAATGTGGAGAATGGTACGGTCAAAGGCTTGCCCGCAGCCGATCCCCGGATTACGAGCTTCAAGGGAATACCGTTCGCAGCTCCGCCTGTAGGAGAGAACCGCTGGCGGGCACCGCAGCCAGCTGAAGACTGGGAAGGCGTGCTGCAGGCCCACGAGTTCGCACCGGTCTCCATGCAGGTCAGACAGGAATTGGATGATAACAATATCTATACCCGTGAATGGGCAGTGGAGCCTGATATTGCGATGAGCGAGGATTGTCTGTACCTGAACGTATGGACCCCGGCCAAGCAGGCGGACGAGAAGCTCCCCGTCTATGTATGGTATTTCGGCGGCGGGCTGCAGGTAGGCCATCCGGCAGAGATGGAATTTGACGGCGAACGGATTGCCCGCAGAGGGATTGTGGTGGTGACGATTAACTACCGGCTGAATATCTTCGGCTTCCTCTGCCATCCTGAGATTACGGCGGAATCGCCGGAGGCGCCCGCTAACTTCGGCAACCTTGACCAACAGGCGGCAACCCGCTGGGTGAAGCGCAATATTGCAGCCTTTGGCGGCGACCCGGACAACATTACCATCGGCGGACAGTCAGCAGGCGGCGGCAGTGTCATGAGCCAGCTTACCTCTCCGCAGAACGAAGGATTGTTTCAGCGTGCGATTGTTGAAAGCGGTATCTTCACGGACCTGTATCCGGGTACCCTGCTGCCGCCGCTCCGGGGAACGCTGCAGGACGGGGAGCAGGACGGAATTGAGTTCTTCAAATACTTAGGTGTATCCTCACTGGCAGAAGCGCGGAAGCTGGATGCAGTCTATCTGCGGGACAAGGCAGTAGCGCTTGGCGGTTTCTGGGGGACTGTTGCCGACCAGAAGTTCCAAGTGGGGAATCCGTTCGATCTGTTCGTGCAGAATAGACGCCTGAAGGTGCCGGTTATGCTCGGCCATACCTCCTCCGAGTTCTTCAGCACTCCGAATGTGCAGTCCTACGGGGAGCTCAAGCAGCTTGCGGCAGACATGTTCGGGGAAGATGCGGAGACCTTCCTGAAGCTTAGCGGCGCACGGCCGGATGCCGTTCAGGAAGCGGCGGAGCGGGCAGCGGTAAGCGGGATCGAACACGCAATTCGTATTGCCGCGCAGGCGAACGCGGATACCGGAGGCGAAACACCGCTCTATTACTATAACTTCGATGCGGAGATTCCGGGATGGGATAACCCGGGCACCTTCCACTCGGTAGATCTGTGGTTCTTCTTCGAGACGCTGGCCAAGTGCTGGCGGCCGTTTGTCGGCAAGCATTATGATCTGGCCCGCCAGATGTGCAATTATACCGCACACTTCATCCGTACCGGTGACCCGAACGGCCAGGATTCTACAGGCGAAGAATTGCCGCGTTGGGAGCCGTACACCCCGGAAGCACCTTACGGGATGCTGTTCGCAGACAAGGCGGAGTTCTCTAGAGAACAACCAGGCGCTATCATGAATTTTCTGGTGCAGCAGTATTTCAAGAAGGCTGGCAGCCCGGTCTGA
- a CDS encoding AraC family transcriptional regulator, with amino-acid sequence MALIHYVECNTIHASNFVVDVPAGAHWLLVITKTPALFWVHGGLQQYPAHSVVLYQPQQKVYYQACASQFINDWIRFESNEPYVTESPLPLGIPFALSDPDYCQKLLELLASEHHMGGDCKASSIDLLLRALFNKLWESYFQDNITPQYYKLLKLRTLIQTNPGEYWTVARMAGVLEISPGYLQSIYKKNFGLSCMEDVINSRVRMAKEYLVHSAESIADIAARCGYPNVEHFCRQFKQVTGCTPRNYQRQARAGASPP; translated from the coding sequence ATGGCCCTTATTCACTATGTCGAGTGCAATACGATACACGCCTCTAACTTCGTTGTAGATGTTCCCGCTGGTGCGCACTGGCTCCTGGTCATTACCAAGACTCCGGCGCTATTCTGGGTGCATGGCGGACTCCAGCAATACCCTGCCCACAGCGTAGTTCTCTACCAGCCGCAGCAGAAAGTGTATTATCAGGCATGCGCCAGCCAGTTCATTAATGACTGGATCCGCTTTGAATCCAATGAGCCTTATGTTACGGAATCTCCGCTTCCCCTAGGTATCCCCTTTGCGCTTAGCGACCCTGACTATTGCCAAAAACTGCTTGAACTTCTCGCCAGCGAGCACCATATGGGCGGGGACTGCAAAGCCTCCTCCATCGATCTGCTCCTGCGCGCGCTGTTCAACAAGCTGTGGGAATCCTATTTCCAGGACAATATTACCCCGCAATACTATAAGCTGCTGAAGCTGCGCACGCTCATTCAGACGAACCCCGGAGAGTACTGGACCGTGGCCAGAATGGCCGGTGTGCTTGAGATCAGTCCAGGCTATCTCCAGAGTATCTACAAAAAAAACTTCGGACTCTCCTGCATGGAAGATGTCATTAACAGCCGCGTCCGCATGGCCAAGGAATACCTCGTCCACAGCGCCGAGAGCATCGCCGATATCGCCGCACGGTGCGGCTATCCGAATGTGGAGCATTTCTGCCGGCAATTCAAGCAGGTGACCGGGTGTACACCGCGAAATTACCAGAGACAGGCCAGGGCCGGGGCTTCGCCGCCGTGA